Proteins from one Mesorhizobium sp. AR10 genomic window:
- a CDS encoding transposase domain-containing protein, with product MALLGQLRAAERSAVVLSIIETCKLCGVDAEAYMADVTERIQNDWPASRWDELMPWSWVRREEMPLPLAA from the coding sequence TTGGCTCTTCTCGGGCAACTTCGCGCCGCAGAGCGGTCAGCGGTCGTGCTCAGCATCATCGAGACCTGCAAGCTCTGCGGCGTCGATGCCGAAGCCTACATGGCCGACGTCACCGAGCGCATCCAGAACGACTGGCCAGCCTCGCGCTGGGACGAGCTAATGCCGTGGAGCTGGGTGCGCCGCGAAGAGATGCCGCTCCCCTTGGCGGCATGA
- a CDS encoding UPF0149 family protein — protein sequence MSAIDDMALSDEALEAWMAAKTNRRPLVRTMSALDGFVTAAVTGPRFLDPQDWMCPLMGLPRDVLAKGSATDHAVFASVARIHNQINETLFDRPQDYAPRFATKPSGGIDPRPWCQGFYAAMNLNIKSWRRLLDLDNPNHGLLLPILIYCVDKKGRPVLGKPRPGPETAHSIEHEAYKDIALVIPALRELHYVTRYDDPE from the coding sequence ATGAGCGCGATCGATGACATGGCGCTGTCGGACGAGGCGCTCGAGGCCTGGATGGCCGCCAAGACCAACCGCCGCCCGCTGGTGCGGACCATGTCGGCGCTGGATGGCTTCGTAACGGCGGCGGTCACCGGACCGCGGTTCCTGGATCCGCAAGACTGGATGTGCCCGCTCATGGGGTTGCCGCGCGACGTCTTGGCCAAAGGGTCCGCAACCGATCACGCCGTGTTTGCCAGCGTCGCCAGGATCCACAACCAGATCAACGAGACGCTCTTCGACAGACCGCAGGATTATGCGCCCCGATTCGCAACCAAGCCCAGCGGCGGCATCGACCCCCGGCCGTGGTGCCAGGGGTTCTACGCGGCCATGAATCTCAACATCAAAAGCTGGAGACGGCTACTCGACCTCGACAACCCCAATCACGGCCTGCTGCTGCCGATCCTGATCTACTGCGTCGACAAAAAGGGCAGGCCCGTCCTCGGTAAGCCCAGGCCGGGGCCCGAGACCGCGCATTCCATCGAGCACGAGGCCTACAAAGACATCGCCCTCGTCATTCCCGCCCTCCGCGAACTCCACTACGTCACCCGTTATGACGATCCGGAGTGA
- a CDS encoding helix-turn-helix domain-containing protein gives MADPFSNVIQIGESDEAANELPQVLGRNLRRLRTRQGHSLERLAKLSGVSRAMLSQIETGMSAPSINLLWKIATALGVPFATLLDSQKVQGTVVLRRQHAKILTSVDGKFTSRALFPFDAERKVEFYELRFAAGHTENAEAHAAGTIENIILAKGQLEIRAGQEAPHHLSEGDAILFEADVPHSYGNPGGSEAIAYLVMTYVEAVG, from the coding sequence GTGGCGGACCCGTTCTCAAACGTCATCCAAATTGGTGAGAGCGATGAAGCCGCCAATGAACTGCCACAGGTCCTCGGACGCAATCTGCGCCGGCTGAGGACGCGGCAAGGCCACTCCCTTGAGCGGCTTGCGAAGCTGTCAGGCGTCAGCCGGGCCATGCTCAGCCAGATCGAAACCGGCATGAGCGCTCCCAGCATCAACCTGCTTTGGAAGATCGCCACAGCACTGGGCGTTCCTTTTGCCACGCTGCTCGACAGTCAAAAGGTGCAAGGGACTGTGGTCCTGCGCCGCCAACATGCGAAAATCCTGACCTCGGTCGACGGCAAATTCACATCGCGGGCCTTGTTTCCTTTCGACGCGGAACGGAAGGTCGAGTTCTACGAGTTGCGCTTTGCGGCCGGACACACCGAAAACGCCGAGGCGCATGCTGCGGGCACGATCGAGAACATCATCTTGGCGAAAGGCCAACTCGAGATCCGGGCGGGCCAGGAGGCGCCGCATCACCTGTCCGAAGGCGATGCCATCCTGTTCGAAGCCGATGTGCCGCACAGCTACGGGAACCCCGGCGGCAGCGAGGCGATCGCCTACCTCGTCATGACTTATGTCGAGGCTGTCGGCTGA
- a CDS encoding DUF1403 family protein: MILRPKPAPRHYATLAGAPSTAPLATVPAWLRRATADAQSLAGKGAGPNALEDVALAAGAAIGALDAVVRRHERWAGAWRQRLALAAAAATAKQAGRVEDENALRDAVLLTRPGDFLSVGPAGSMLLAWRRLAARPAEELLTKRSLAAILEEFGYARDDEAVSDLVDELLQLAANAGTVETLVGAFAAAEIYGFGRTVGAWLADALLAQRLGWAHAVPLLGAEKALGVGKGRPRRPATADQAAGAETEADLAKSLLAAQARAALRAIDLSAEIERRADRLLAVAPKLRAKAADAVVDKLLSDDAIVASEKIAGMSDRGLRRLFDRLVELGAVRELSGRPTFRIYGL; this comes from the coding sequence ATGATTCTGCGTCCCAAACCCGCTCCGCGCCACTACGCCACGCTTGCCGGCGCCCCTTCGACCGCGCCGCTGGCAACGGTGCCGGCCTGGCTGCGCCGGGCCACCGCGGATGCGCAAAGCCTTGCGGGAAAAGGCGCAGGGCCAAATGCCCTTGAGGACGTCGCGCTCGCCGCAGGCGCCGCCATCGGCGCGCTCGATGCAGTGGTCCGCCGGCACGAGCGGTGGGCGGGGGCCTGGCGGCAGCGCCTGGCGCTTGCGGCGGCCGCGGCAACGGCGAAGCAGGCGGGCCGCGTCGAAGATGAAAATGCGCTGCGCGACGCCGTGCTGCTCACACGCCCGGGCGATTTTTTGTCTGTCGGCCCGGCCGGATCGATGCTGCTGGCTTGGCGCCGGCTGGCAGCCCGGCCCGCCGAGGAGCTTCTCACGAAGAGAAGTCTCGCCGCGATATTGGAAGAGTTCGGTTACGCCCGCGACGACGAGGCGGTCAGCGATCTGGTGGACGAACTTCTGCAGCTTGCCGCCAACGCCGGGACGGTCGAAACGCTGGTCGGGGCCTTCGCGGCCGCGGAGATTTACGGCTTCGGACGCACGGTCGGAGCCTGGCTCGCCGACGCACTGCTGGCGCAGCGGCTGGGTTGGGCGCATGCGGTGCCTTTGCTGGGTGCGGAGAAGGCTTTGGGAGTGGGTAAGGGCCGGCCGCGTCGACCGGCGACTGCCGACCAGGCTGCGGGTGCCGAGACGGAAGCCGATTTGGCCAAAAGTCTGCTTGCCGCACAGGCGCGCGCTGCGCTGCGTGCGATTGATCTTTCCGCTGAAATCGAGCGCCGCGCGGACCGGCTGCTTGCCGTTGCGCCGAAACTCAGGGCCAAGGCGGCGGACGCTGTTGTCGACAAGCTCCTGTCCGACGATGCGATCGTTGCCTCGGAAAAGATCGCAGGCATGAGTGACCGTGGGCTGCGCCGCCTGTTCGACCGGCTGGTCGAACTCGGCGCGGTGCGTGAACTGTCCGGTCGCCCGACCTTCCGCATCTACGGGCTTTGA
- a CDS encoding thermonuclease family protein, whose amino-acid sequence MSLDPRYRRPDRDVGDRIVAADVAAAGEPGPGSHNLSHWIGHSPGPIAGVASVIDGDTIEIRGQRVRLNGIDAPESAQQCNDAKGFRYQCGTKSAAALDTFLTLSRPTHCTFVSWGRYRRYVGDCHRADGKSVAGWLVENGLAVDWPKYGHGNYAEQQAAKVVVWLGVF is encoded by the coding sequence GTGTCGCTCGATCCGCGATACCGACGGCCAGATCGCGATGTCGGCGATCGAATAGTCGCCGCCGACGTAGCGGCGGCCGGCGAGCCGGGTCCAGGGTCGCACAACCTGTCTCACTGGATTGGACATTCGCCGGGGCCGATCGCCGGTGTAGCTTCCGTCATCGATGGCGACACGATCGAGATCCGCGGACAACGCGTCCGCTTAAATGGCATCGATGCGCCTGAATCCGCCCAACAGTGCAACGACGCCAAGGGCTTTCGATATCAGTGCGGCACCAAATCTGCTGCTGCCCTTGATACGTTCCTCACACTCTCCAGGCCCACGCATTGCACGTTCGTTTCGTGGGGCAGGTACCGCCGCTATGTAGGCGACTGCCACCGCGCGGACGGCAAGAGCGTAGCCGGCTGGCTGGTCGAGAATGGCCTAGCCGTAGATTGGCCCAAATACGGTCACGGGAACTATGCGGAGCAGCAGGCGGCGAAGGTTGTCGTGTGGCTTGGCGTGTTTTAG
- a CDS encoding class I SAM-dependent DNA methyltransferase yields the protein MTLDEVGSPGSEADWLFAIGEGRGFPGVDGLVAVDGYAPSGRPPEEVAVMEKARDYGARAVFFEAARHGRAPVAQALVFDASTAADDGQFAELHKRLWSWGGVPLVYRAAPGRIQLFRCAHQPDFVGPDNVPVCRPIRSLSVGAKIAAQDVWWNAARIRNGTIWDDPIACDLMLSAQKSAHRTLVEEVRALAKQLTDSRLLEPRLLRRLLILALLIAYLEERSVLLPKDFARARKGATRFFEVLGDGAALVKLLEALEGRFNGHVFRLTDEERTALLASTELANYARLVEGREDATGQLSLWRLYSFRDLPVELISNIYQLFVKDAASSVYTPPALVRLMLEETLSWERLDTLMAGDGVILDPACGSGVFLVEAYKRLVLHWRLHNGWARPGIDDLRPLLQRVHGMDVEEGAIELAAFSLCLSLCDALQPEEIRASVKLFPPLADVTLHWSCFFEAKERGVLKAPVAVVVGNPPFESTLTTDGAKRSYAAYTKTHGLLADMQLAYLFLHEAIELLAPNGILALVEPAGFLYNQNVAPFRGGIFTRWGVREILDFVSVRGLFKKGEADPKIVVVLIEAVAPVADGRILHAVFRRNGRATAEQGFDIDYYDLHWVRNTQARESADIWRSNLLGGSRVHDLIRRLRQYPTLRDIATRHEWDFGEGYIAGGKDVSRSAEHLIGQPLLPTEALSDTGIDATHLQIVPDQPIEGPRSVKRFTPPFLLVKENEDLHHGLWQGDYLTYKHRIMGFAAKKRDLTRLEAIEAWLRKEQTVLRAYVAGISASLFVQRATAILQADILALPYPEDEDLDLSDNERIVAQDIVDYQREFVRLGTGSALMRVAPEDALGKFDATFTVQINAVYPRKPLRAVDRYHWTGAICGAYVFGDGVVDWSGADELRAKLDALLQERRGSSLTITRITRLYDQGFVFLLKPDRHRFWTRSIALRDADDVLADLRAQGF from the coding sequence ATGACGCTGGACGAAGTTGGAAGTCCTGGATCCGAGGCCGACTGGCTGTTCGCCATCGGCGAAGGTCGTGGCTTTCCGGGCGTCGATGGTTTGGTCGCGGTCGATGGTTATGCGCCGTCGGGACGCCCGCCCGAGGAAGTTGCGGTCATGGAGAAGGCCCGCGACTATGGGGCGCGTGCTGTATTCTTCGAGGCGGCCCGGCACGGGCGTGCCCCGGTCGCGCAGGCCCTTGTGTTCGACGCGAGCACCGCGGCCGATGACGGCCAGTTTGCCGAACTGCACAAACGGCTTTGGAGCTGGGGCGGCGTGCCTCTCGTCTATCGTGCCGCTCCTGGCCGCATCCAGCTGTTCCGCTGCGCGCATCAACCGGACTTTGTTGGTCCAGACAATGTCCCCGTTTGCCGGCCCATCCGAAGTCTATCCGTCGGAGCCAAAATCGCCGCTCAGGACGTGTGGTGGAATGCGGCGCGGATCCGGAATGGCACAATCTGGGATGACCCGATCGCATGTGACCTCATGCTCTCGGCGCAGAAATCGGCGCACCGTACACTCGTCGAAGAAGTTCGAGCGCTCGCCAAGCAGCTCACCGATAGTCGCTTGCTCGAGCCGCGCCTGCTCCGTCGACTGCTTATTCTCGCACTGCTCATAGCTTATCTCGAGGAGCGTTCGGTTCTCCTGCCCAAGGATTTCGCCCGCGCGCGCAAGGGCGCGACCCGCTTCTTCGAGGTGCTAGGCGATGGCGCCGCGTTGGTGAAATTGCTGGAAGCTCTGGAAGGGCGTTTCAACGGTCATGTGTTTCGCCTGACCGACGAGGAGCGCACTGCGTTGCTTGCGAGCACCGAGCTCGCAAACTATGCGCGACTGGTCGAGGGCCGCGAAGATGCGACGGGCCAGCTGAGCCTGTGGCGGCTCTATTCGTTCCGTGACCTGCCGGTGGAGTTGATCAGCAATATCTACCAGCTCTTCGTCAAGGATGCCGCGAGTTCGGTCTACACGCCGCCCGCGCTGGTTCGCTTGATGCTCGAGGAAACTCTGAGTTGGGAGCGGCTGGATACGCTGATGGCCGGTGACGGCGTCATCCTCGATCCGGCATGTGGTTCGGGCGTTTTCCTGGTGGAAGCCTACAAGCGGCTGGTGCTGCACTGGCGACTTCACAATGGATGGGCCCGTCCTGGCATCGATGACTTGCGCCCGCTACTCCAGCGTGTGCACGGGATGGACGTTGAAGAAGGAGCTATCGAGCTTGCTGCGTTCAGCTTGTGTCTCAGCCTCTGCGATGCCCTTCAGCCCGAGGAAATCCGCGCAAGCGTGAAGCTTTTCCCGCCGTTGGCCGACGTGACGCTGCATTGGAGTTGCTTCTTCGAAGCCAAGGAACGGGGGGTCCTGAAGGCACCAGTCGCAGTGGTGGTCGGCAATCCTCCGTTTGAGTCGACTCTCACGACGGACGGTGCCAAGCGGAGCTATGCCGCTTACACCAAGACCCATGGCCTGCTTGCGGACATGCAGCTTGCATACCTCTTCCTGCATGAGGCGATAGAGCTTCTTGCGCCAAATGGGATACTGGCCTTGGTCGAGCCGGCTGGTTTTCTCTACAACCAGAACGTCGCACCGTTCCGGGGCGGCATCTTCACCCGTTGGGGTGTGAGAGAGATCCTGGACTTCGTCTCCGTTCGAGGGCTCTTCAAAAAGGGCGAGGCCGACCCCAAGATCGTCGTCGTACTTATAGAGGCGGTCGCACCTGTCGCGGATGGGCGCATTCTACACGCCGTGTTTCGTCGCAACGGACGCGCCACGGCGGAGCAAGGGTTCGATATCGACTATTACGATCTCCATTGGGTGCGGAACACGCAGGCGAGGGAGTCCGCCGATATATGGAGATCGAACCTCCTCGGCGGCAGCCGCGTACACGATTTGATTAGGCGCCTCCGGCAGTACCCAACGCTACGGGATATCGCGACACGCCACGAGTGGGACTTCGGTGAAGGCTACATCGCAGGCGGGAAGGATGTGTCTCGGTCCGCTGAGCATTTGATCGGTCAGCCGCTGCTCCCGACCGAAGCGCTGTCCGACACCGGAATTGATGCCACCCATCTGCAGATAGTGCCGGACCAGCCGATCGAGGGTCCTAGGTCTGTCAAGCGGTTCACGCCTCCGTTCCTGCTGGTCAAAGAAAACGAGGATCTTCATCACGGGCTCTGGCAGGGCGACTATCTGACCTACAAGCACCGCATTATGGGTTTTGCGGCAAAGAAGCGCGATCTTACCCGGTTGGAGGCGATCGAGGCGTGGTTGCGCAAGGAGCAAACCGTGCTCAGGGCGTATGTCGCGGGGATCAGCGCCAGCCTCTTCGTGCAGCGCGCCACTGCAATCCTGCAGGCGGACATCCTCGCCCTACCGTATCCGGAAGACGAGGATCTCGACCTCAGCGACAATGAGCGCATCGTCGCTCAGGACATTGTAGACTATCAGCGCGAGTTCGTCCGGCTTGGCACGGGGTCGGCACTGATGCGCGTCGCGCCCGAAGACGCGCTCGGCAAGTTCGACGCGACCTTTACCGTGCAGATTAACGCCGTCTACCCACGCAAGCCGCTACGCGCTGTGGATCGCTACCATTGGACCGGCGCCATATGCGGCGCGTATGTTTTCGGGGATGGGGTCGTAGACTGGTCGGGTGCCGATGAGCTGCGGGCGAAGCTGGATGCATTGTTGCAGGAGCGTCGCGGCTCCAGTCTGACGATCACACGCATTACGCGCCTGTATGATCAGGGCTTCGTCTTTCTTCTCAAGCCCGATCGGCACCGGTTCTGGACGCGGTCGATTGCGTTGCGCGATGCCGATGATGTTCTCGCGGATCTTCGGGCACAGGGTTTCTAG
- the scpB gene encoding SMC-Scp complex subunit ScpB translates to MVEAVRTKRGKGRSDDGRSNDHLFDRELDHLPPEARWREWMNRVEATIFAASEPVNRETLARIVGKSCSIDLLIDDIREELRGRPYDLVAVAGGWKHLTRPAYADAIRAAVGGNERAADLTQSEVLVLMCIGYFQPITRAELSSFFGKEISRDFIGHLRGAGLIASGPRSPTPGAPYTYVTTKEFLLEFGLDTLRDLPDFEALEDAGLLSKEKLLAGDIMPDFADGQEDIGSRTGE, encoded by the coding sequence ATGGTAGAAGCGGTGCGGACAAAAAGAGGCAAAGGGCGGTCCGACGATGGTCGATCAAATGACCATTTGTTCGACCGCGAGCTGGATCACCTGCCGCCGGAAGCGCGTTGGCGCGAATGGATGAACCGTGTCGAAGCAACGATTTTTGCGGCCAGCGAGCCGGTCAACCGCGAAACGCTCGCCCGCATCGTCGGAAAAAGCTGCAGCATTGATCTCCTCATCGACGACATCCGCGAAGAACTGCGCGGTCGACCCTATGACCTCGTCGCCGTCGCCGGCGGCTGGAAACACCTGACCCGGCCTGCCTATGCAGACGCCATCCGCGCCGCGGTCGGCGGCAACGAGCGCGCGGCGGACCTGACGCAGTCAGAGGTGCTCGTGCTGATGTGCATCGGCTACTTCCAGCCGATCACCCGCGCCGAGCTGTCGTCTTTCTTCGGCAAGGAGATCAGTCGCGATTTTATTGGTCATCTGCGCGGTGCCGGCCTGATCGCTTCCGGTCCGCGTAGCCCGACGCCGGGCGCGCCATACACCTACGTGACGACAAAAGAGTTCCTTCTGGAGTTCGGGCTCGACACGCTGCGCGACCTGCCGGATTTCGAGGCGCTCGAGGATGCCGGACTGCTCTCAAAGGAGAAGCTGCTGGCTGGTGACATCATGCCCGACTTTGCCGACGGCCAAGAGGACATCGGAAGCAGGACGGGCGAATAG
- a CDS encoding tyrosinase family protein yields the protein MAIRRDAATLGAGWNKTLVNYALAVRALDKLPFDNRNSWRFLGAMHGFDAQLWGSVGLLSDGEQIPADINGDYGNQCQHASWYFVAWHRGYVGAFEAVVAAKVKELTGDDWALPYWNYLDSSNADARKLPQAFLADTMPDGTENPLKYYGGTAMRDAAVTAIKPGSRDKFDLDSMDEDDFLVGNQGGIGFGGGISGGFIQFGNWTGDLESNPHNIVHVLVGRGGGWIGDPITAGIDPLFWLHHCNIDRLWQAWMGAPGKHMVNDPRWYHGPADRAFIMPVVGGNKPGISFGGQDCLAEGLFFPQYDDLTKGTGVTQGVQAVARVSMGPSESQTVEVIGANAGPVRVSAEPAMTEVAVDLPRANAAVMSMGVTELGEVVSRLYLALESVKGNLASGMLDVYLDLPEGAKPEEHAEKHVGSVALFGLNVASKPDGPHGGNGLSYTIDVTDQAKQFTAAGLGKGLLKVTLQTRDGHSGDATITVGRLSLIKRTGKVG from the coding sequence ATGGCTATTCGGCGAGACGCGGCAACTCTTGGTGCTGGTTGGAATAAGACTCTAGTCAATTATGCTCTCGCGGTTCGCGCACTGGACAAATTGCCATTCGATAATCGCAACTCCTGGCGCTTTCTTGGGGCGATGCACGGGTTCGACGCACAACTATGGGGATCGGTCGGGTTGCTGTCCGACGGAGAACAGATCCCGGCTGACATCAACGGCGACTATGGCAACCAGTGCCAGCACGCGAGCTGGTATTTCGTTGCGTGGCACCGCGGCTATGTTGGCGCGTTTGAGGCTGTCGTGGCGGCTAAGGTCAAGGAACTGACCGGCGACGACTGGGCGCTGCCCTATTGGAACTACCTCGATTCGTCCAATGCCGACGCGCGCAAACTGCCACAGGCATTCCTAGCCGACACTATGCCCGACGGTACGGAAAATCCGTTGAAATATTATGGCGGGACAGCGATGCGCGACGCTGCCGTGACCGCGATCAAACCGGGGTCGCGCGACAAGTTCGACCTCGATTCGATGGACGAAGATGATTTTTTGGTCGGCAACCAGGGCGGGATAGGTTTCGGCGGAGGCATTTCGGGTGGGTTCATCCAGTTCGGCAACTGGACCGGAGATCTCGAGAGCAACCCGCATAACATCGTTCACGTGCTGGTAGGCCGAGGCGGCGGCTGGATCGGCGATCCGATCACGGCGGGCATCGATCCATTGTTCTGGCTTCACCATTGCAACATCGACCGGTTGTGGCAAGCTTGGATGGGCGCGCCCGGCAAGCATATGGTCAACGACCCGCGCTGGTACCATGGGCCGGCCGACCGCGCGTTCATCATGCCAGTCGTGGGCGGCAACAAACCCGGAATCAGCTTCGGCGGGCAGGATTGCCTTGCAGAGGGTCTGTTCTTCCCGCAATACGACGATCTCACCAAGGGAACAGGGGTCACTCAAGGAGTTCAAGCCGTGGCGCGCGTCAGCATGGGGCCATCGGAAAGCCAGACGGTTGAAGTGATTGGCGCCAACGCCGGACCTGTCCGGGTGAGCGCTGAGCCTGCCATGACCGAAGTCGCGGTCGACTTGCCGCGGGCCAATGCGGCGGTGATGTCGATGGGGGTGACCGAGCTAGGCGAGGTAGTCTCGCGGCTCTATCTTGCGCTCGAATCGGTAAAGGGTAACCTCGCGTCGGGCATGCTCGATGTCTACCTTGATCTGCCCGAAGGGGCGAAGCCGGAGGAGCACGCCGAGAAGCATGTCGGCAGCGTGGCGCTTTTCGGGCTCAACGTCGCTTCGAAGCCGGATGGTCCGCACGGCGGCAATGGGCTGAGCTACACCATCGACGTTACCGACCAAGCAAAACAGTTCACCGCAGCGGGCTTGGGCAAAGGCCTGCTCAAGGTCACGCTGCAAACACGCGACGGCCATTCGGGTGACGCCACGATCACGGTCGGCCGGTTAAGCCTGATCAAGCGCACCGGCAAAGTCGGTTGA